In a genomic window of Akkermansiaceae bacterium:
- the recJ gene encoding single-stranded-DNA-specific exonuclease RecJ, translating into MSQKQSQWIVAEIPEVPPDVDSALPGILVRMLLQRGVDVAHMDRFLHPRLMHLQDPFLLPDMDAAVARILSAVDLGEQVCVYGDYDVDGITSVTLMTAILGTYGVSVRSFIPRRGPEGYGLNDAALARCMAEGVKPDLLITVDCGTASLDEIAALKAQGVDVIVVDHHELPPMGKPDCIAVVNPKCVDEADQEFQYLCAAGVVFKLAHALLKQRPLESFDLKDYLDLVALATVSDIVPLVEENRLLVRHGLKRMANTRNPGLKALMQVAQVKGKITSADVGFRIGPRINAAGRMDRPEDALAALTTDDVSEAERLADLLDAHNKDRQAEEMRIHKDALHRLKTECDPSDPVIALGSRDWHPGVVGIVASRMMRRFHKPAFIIAIDDQGLGKGSGRSIGGVSLMEAINANRDLLVAGGGHAMAAGISVDENNIEAFRKGFARYVEENVSADDRLPRLYIDAEITFPELSLEFLKSYELLQPFGSCNPEPLFMSREVYLTEPPREMKNHHLKISMKQGECWHDAMFFGAGQRELPDPEEPWDIVFTINRNVFRGRTSLQIVIQDVRPHQKDQTDT; encoded by the coding sequence ATGAGTCAGAAGCAATCACAATGGATCGTTGCAGAGATCCCGGAGGTTCCGCCGGATGTGGATAGCGCCTTGCCGGGGATCCTTGTGCGTATGCTGCTCCAGAGAGGGGTGGATGTCGCGCACATGGACCGCTTTCTCCATCCGCGGTTGATGCACCTTCAGGACCCGTTTCTCCTGCCCGACATGGATGCGGCCGTGGCGCGTATCCTCTCGGCAGTGGACCTGGGTGAGCAGGTATGTGTCTATGGAGACTACGATGTGGACGGCATTACCTCGGTGACCCTGATGACCGCCATCCTCGGAACCTATGGCGTGTCTGTTAGGAGCTTTATTCCCCGTAGGGGGCCGGAAGGCTACGGCCTGAACGATGCGGCGCTGGCGAGATGCATGGCGGAAGGGGTAAAGCCGGATTTATTGATCACCGTGGATTGTGGCACAGCTTCACTGGATGAAATCGCGGCATTAAAGGCCCAGGGCGTGGATGTGATTGTCGTGGATCACCACGAGCTGCCCCCGATGGGAAAACCCGACTGCATAGCCGTGGTCAACCCCAAGTGCGTGGATGAGGCCGACCAGGAATTTCAATATCTCTGTGCCGCCGGGGTGGTGTTCAAGCTGGCCCATGCCTTGCTCAAACAACGACCGCTTGAGAGTTTCGACCTCAAGGATTATCTCGACCTTGTGGCCCTCGCCACCGTCTCGGACATTGTGCCGCTGGTCGAGGAAAACAGGCTCCTTGTCAGGCATGGCCTGAAGCGTATGGCAAACACCCGCAACCCAGGTCTCAAGGCACTGATGCAGGTCGCCCAGGTGAAGGGGAAGATAACCAGTGCGGATGTCGGTTTTAGGATTGGCCCCAGGATCAACGCTGCGGGTAGAATGGATCGCCCTGAAGACGCATTGGCAGCCTTGACCACGGATGATGTTAGCGAAGCCGAACGTCTGGCAGATTTGCTGGACGCCCATAACAAGGACCGGCAAGCAGAGGAAATGCGTATCCACAAGGATGCCCTCCATCGTTTGAAAACCGAGTGCGATCCGTCTGATCCCGTGATTGCGTTAGGCTCGCGTGACTGGCACCCGGGGGTGGTGGGCATCGTCGCTTCCAGGATGATGCGGCGCTTTCACAAACCGGCGTTTATCATCGCCATCGATGACCAGGGACTGGGCAAGGGAAGCGGGCGTAGTATCGGCGGCGTATCCCTGATGGAAGCAATCAACGCCAACCGCGATCTGCTGGTTGCCGGCGGCGGCCATGCCATGGCCGCCGGGATCAGCGTCGACGAGAATAACATCGAAGCCTTCCGCAAGGGCTTTGCAAGATACGTCGAGGAAAACGTGAGCGCGGACGACCGTTTGCCGAGGCTCTACATCGATGCCGAAATTACCTTCCCCGAGTTATCCCTGGAGTTCTTGAAAAGCTACGAGCTGCTTCAGCCCTTTGGCTCCTGTAACCCCGAGCCTCTGTTTATGAGCCGGGAGGTTTATCTGACCGAGCCACCGCGGGAGATGAAAAACCATCACTTGAAGATTTCCATGAAACAGGGCGAGTGCTGGCACGACGCCATGTTTTTCGGTGCCGGCCAGCGCGAGCTCCCCGACCCGGAAGAGCCGTGGGATATCGTCTTTACCATTAACCGGAACGTTTTCCGGGGAAGGACCAGTCTGCAGATTGTCATCCAGGATGTGCGGCCTCACCAGAAAGACCAAACGGATACCTAG
- the lpxK gene encoding tetraacyldisaccharide 4'-kinase, with protein sequence MRETLDELEQWGTEVIFGRARGFRATIMRIFLWSLSGLYRFGVAKRLGRYRNGKKTQHYLGIQVVSIGNLTVGGTGKTPVVELFARTLRDRGRKPAILSRGYKSKKMSKPQTWSRREGGGAIPADEMPKVVSDGGEPLIAVSYAGDEPWMLAKNLPGVSVVVDKNRVKGGSFAVGELEADTLILDDGLQYLDLAHSTDVILVDQSAPFGTGQMLPRGTLREPAKNLIRADYIFITKCDGSSNEELIQKMRRYNKYAEIIECTHGPKHLENLYTGERMPLDFLADKYVAAISGIAVPRSFEKILEKLGAQVEFHRVFSDHHPFNQKEIDRFMRRCVERDIELIITTEKDAVRFLKPTELDVPVYFLRIEVDILKGREVWNTLVERICGEKPATDHLLLRELAG encoded by the coding sequence ATGAGAGAAACGCTGGACGAGCTGGAACAATGGGGCACCGAAGTTATTTTCGGGAGGGCCCGCGGGTTCCGTGCGACGATCATGCGGATTTTCCTGTGGAGTTTGTCGGGTCTTTACCGTTTCGGTGTGGCCAAACGTCTGGGGAGATACCGCAATGGGAAAAAGACCCAGCATTATCTGGGGATCCAGGTGGTCAGCATCGGCAACCTGACTGTGGGAGGCACGGGCAAGACCCCGGTGGTGGAGCTGTTTGCCCGCACGCTGCGCGACCGGGGGCGTAAACCCGCCATCCTCAGCCGCGGTTATAAGAGCAAAAAAATGAGTAAACCCCAGACGTGGAGCCGTCGGGAGGGAGGGGGGGCGATACCGGCCGACGAAATGCCGAAGGTGGTCAGCGACGGCGGCGAGCCATTGATCGCCGTCTCCTATGCCGGTGACGAACCGTGGATGCTGGCCAAAAACCTCCCCGGTGTGTCCGTGGTGGTGGATAAAAACCGGGTCAAGGGCGGCAGCTTTGCGGTGGGCGAACTGGAGGCGGATACGCTGATCCTGGATGATGGCCTGCAGTACCTTGATCTCGCCCATTCGACGGATGTTATCCTGGTCGACCAGAGTGCCCCGTTTGGCACCGGCCAGATGCTGCCGAGAGGGACCTTGCGCGAACCTGCGAAAAACCTGATCCGCGCGGATTACATCTTTATTACCAAATGCGATGGCAGCTCGAACGAAGAGCTGATCCAGAAAATGCGTCGCTATAACAAGTATGCGGAAATCATCGAGTGCACCCATGGGCCGAAGCATTTGGAAAATTTGTACACCGGTGAGCGGATGCCGCTTGATTTCCTGGCTGATAAATATGTGGCCGCGATAAGTGGTATCGCCGTGCCAAGGAGTTTTGAGAAAATCCTGGAAAAACTCGGTGCCCAGGTGGAATTCCACCGTGTGTTCTCCGATCACCACCCGTTTAATCAAAAAGAGATCGACCGCTTCATGCGCCGCTGTGTTGAGCGCGATATTGAGCTGATCATTACCACGGAAAAGGACGCCGTGCGCTTTCTGAAACCCACCGAGCTGGACGTGCCGGTTTATTTTCTCCGGATTGAGGTGGATATACTCAAGGGCCGGGAAGTCTGGAACACACTGGTCGAGCGTATCTGCGGAGAAAAACCCGCGACCGATCACCTGCTGCTGCGCGAGCTGGCCGGCTGA
- the rph gene encoding ribonuclease PH: MTRPDGRQNDELRPITFEPGIAPHATGSVLVSFGNTRVICAATIQEDVPRWMKYQKIGGGWLTAEYNMLPYSTLDRKQRDISTGRLDGRSSEIQRLIGRSLRAVVDLKALGPRTVWLDCDVLQADGGTRTASITGGCVAIAIALNKLMAAGKLKSFPMKKLVTGISSGVYQNTPVLDLNYPEDKDASVDFNVVMTEDLEFVELQGSGEESTFTSEQMTAMLDLAKKGVIEITALQKQAILDADQASSTDLKDLADCFKRP; encoded by the coding sequence ATGACCAGACCCGACGGACGCCAGAACGATGAATTACGCCCTATCACTTTCGAACCCGGCATAGCGCCCCACGCCACCGGCTCCGTGCTGGTCTCATTTGGAAACACCCGCGTCATCTGCGCCGCCACCATCCAGGAGGATGTGCCACGCTGGATGAAGTATCAAAAAATAGGCGGCGGCTGGCTCACGGCGGAATACAATATGCTGCCCTACTCCACACTCGACAGAAAACAGCGGGATATATCCACGGGCCGACTCGATGGCCGGTCATCCGAGATCCAGCGGCTCATCGGCCGGTCACTGCGTGCCGTGGTTGACCTGAAGGCCCTCGGACCACGCACAGTTTGGCTCGATTGTGATGTCCTCCAGGCCGACGGCGGCACTCGCACCGCCTCCATCACAGGTGGCTGCGTCGCCATTGCCATTGCCCTGAACAAACTGATGGCTGCTGGGAAACTGAAGTCTTTCCCCATGAAAAAACTGGTCACCGGCATCAGCTCCGGCGTTTACCAGAACACCCCGGTCCTTGATCTCAACTACCCCGAGGACAAGGACGCCAGCGTCGACTTCAATGTGGTGATGACCGAGGACCTCGAATTCGTCGAACTCCAGGGAAGTGGCGAGGAAAGCACCTTCACCAGCGAACAAATGACCGCCATGCTGGATCTTGCCAAAAAGGGCGTGATCGAAATCACCGCACTGCAAAAGCAGGCTATACTTGACGCGGATCAGGCATCATCAACAGACCTTAAAGATCTCGCCGATTGTTTTAAACGCCCGTAG
- a CDS encoding prepilin-type N-terminal cleavage/methylation domain-containing protein has product MKITSKNRALGFTLVELLVVIAIIAALAAMATPVIMKQNKKAAMTEATSNAKQIFYLLIEFDQDYGEFPGDDTAVDELAGYTGSNSNDYLAQFIAGGYTKSEEIFYAKGGASTNKKPDNVVTNKTDQLAEGECGFAYIKGMSTSVNSGRPVIMAPFDTGEAFKPDPYDGKAVVLRIDGACKQLLLNKNDNKAKLGGGKTLFDTGNDTVWGTDGYVSSDLVEAK; this is encoded by the coding sequence ATGAAAATAACAAGCAAAAATAGAGCATTAGGTTTCACCCTCGTGGAACTCCTCGTTGTTATCGCCATTATTGCTGCTCTCGCAGCCATGGCGACCCCCGTTATCATGAAGCAGAACAAAAAAGCTGCCATGACCGAAGCCACCAGTAACGCCAAGCAGATCTTCTACCTGCTCATCGAGTTTGACCAAGACTACGGTGAGTTTCCTGGAGACGATACCGCGGTAGACGAACTCGCCGGCTACACCGGCTCCAACTCCAACGACTACCTGGCCCAGTTCATCGCTGGCGGCTATACCAAGTCCGAGGAAATCTTCTACGCCAAGGGCGGTGCTTCCACAAACAAGAAGCCCGACAACGTGGTTACCAACAAAACCGACCAACTCGCAGAAGGTGAGTGCGGATTTGCATACATCAAGGGTATGTCCACCAGCGTGAACAGTGGACGCCCTGTCATCATGGCACCATTTGATACCGGCGAGGCATTCAAGCCAGACCCCTATGACGGCAAGGCCGTTGTGCTCCGTATCGATGGCGCTTGCAAACAACTCCTGCTTAACAAAAACGACAACAAAGCCAAGCTCGGCGGTGGCAAGACACTGTTCGACACGGGTAATGATACCGTTTGGGGAACCGATGGATACGTCAGCTCAGACCTAGTCGAAGCCAAGTAA
- a CDS encoding DUF456 domain-containing protein: MLGFLVDILPAIGTAVAWVVTVCLLIVGFIGTLVPFLPGHLILFFAAVAHWLMLRDESGVEWWTFVVLGLLLTLSQVFEFMSGAVGTRWFGGTRWGAAGALIGGVVGMFFMPFGLILGPLIGSTLCEFVFAKKEVRPATVSGVGSVLGTVAGLIVKVVVGVMMIVWFVVDVFWI; the protein is encoded by the coding sequence ATGCTTGGTTTTTTGGTTGATATCCTGCCCGCTATCGGCACCGCTGTGGCGTGGGTGGTGACGGTGTGTTTGTTGATCGTCGGGTTCATCGGCACCTTGGTTCCCTTTCTTCCCGGCCATCTGATCTTGTTTTTCGCGGCTGTGGCCCACTGGTTGATGTTGCGGGATGAGTCGGGGGTGGAGTGGTGGACCTTTGTCGTGCTTGGCTTATTGCTGACGCTCTCCCAGGTTTTCGAATTCATGAGCGGAGCGGTTGGCACCCGCTGGTTTGGAGGGACCCGATGGGGGGCGGCCGGTGCCTTGATCGGTGGGGTTGTCGGGATGTTTTTCATGCCCTTTGGCCTGATCCTTGGCCCACTGATTGGCTCGACCTTATGTGAGTTTGTCTTTGCAAAAAAAGAGGTCCGTCCCGCCACCGTATCGGGAGTCGGCTCTGTGCTGGGAACGGTGGCCGGCCTCATCGTCAAGGTGGTGGTGGGCGTGATGATGATTGTGTGGTTTGTGGTGGACGTATTCTGGATCTGA
- a CDS encoding zinc-binding dehydrogenase: MPISTTFASFGQPPEVIDLTETRRRELQADEIRLRMLVSPINPADINYIQGVYGLKPALPATAGLEGCGMVIESRADDFQVGDLVITIQPVGTWSEEVTCTSRDVLKIPRETPVEQASMLKVNPLTAWCMLTQFVNLPQGSWVIQNAANSGVGTCVIQIARLLGLRTINLVRREQPIAGLLKLGADHVLLDNQESIDQIKDLTAGAPPVLALNAVGGDSALRLMDALATKGIHVTYGAMSMRSLKVPNKFLIFKRIQLHGFWVTEWMKENDSDTLKQCYAQLARWIIEGNLTQPVDSTYPLADITAAVTRAMENKRNGKVLVTCSS, translated from the coding sequence ATGCCTATCAGTACAACCTTTGCATCCTTTGGACAACCACCTGAAGTCATCGATCTTACAGAAACCCGTCGTCGTGAACTTCAAGCAGATGAAATACGGCTACGCATGCTGGTCTCGCCGATCAATCCGGCCGACATCAATTATATCCAGGGTGTTTACGGTCTCAAACCCGCGCTACCTGCTACCGCCGGTCTCGAAGGCTGCGGCATGGTCATCGAATCCCGGGCTGATGATTTTCAGGTAGGCGATCTTGTCATCACCATCCAACCCGTCGGAACATGGTCCGAAGAAGTCACCTGCACATCCAGGGATGTCTTGAAAATACCGCGCGAAACACCGGTCGAGCAGGCATCCATGCTCAAAGTCAACCCGCTCACAGCGTGGTGCATGCTCACACAGTTCGTCAATCTCCCCCAGGGATCATGGGTCATTCAGAATGCAGCCAACTCCGGTGTCGGCACCTGTGTGATCCAGATTGCCAGGCTTCTCGGGCTGCGTACCATCAACCTGGTGCGCCGCGAGCAACCTATCGCTGGTCTTCTCAAGCTGGGTGCCGATCATGTGTTGTTAGATAATCAGGAGTCGATCGATCAAATCAAGGATCTCACCGCCGGTGCCCCTCCCGTCCTGGCTCTTAACGCCGTTGGTGGCGACAGTGCCTTGCGGCTGATGGACGCGCTCGCCACCAAGGGTATCCACGTCACCTACGGAGCAATGAGCATGCGCAGCCTGAAGGTTCCTAACAAATTCCTCATTTTCAAACGCATCCAGCTACACGGATTCTGGGTCACCGAATGGATGAAGGAAAATGATTCCGATACCCTCAAACAATGCTATGCACAACTTGCCCGATGGATCATTGAAGGCAATCTAACACAGCCTGTCGATTCCACCTACCCACTTGCAGATATCACCGCTGCCGTTACCCGTGCGATGGAGAATAAGCGGAATGGCAAGGTGCTGGTCACGTGCAGTTCTTGA
- a CDS encoding CAP domain-containing protein has product MNALSISLLLSVVSLLPIRAASSGSELLAALQARIDRGGDYADVYDAVDDLPDSEVKELYKQVERAWPRLQEKYISNFQRTARSSSGKAGEHKSRVRDLRKELAAMKSLGDGPMKDALKKRGMPILDELRDLLLPSAKTILATSDETLKKERRGLLAIAGLRDALIEAAIIPGKENSVSQVETLENSVTQALSGLDRKGLKLMEQNRKTAEKAKVPEAERLGVADANLMRLLAGYNALEIDPKLCAAGRDHSKDMATLGFFAHESPVAGKKTPFIRANNFGTSASGENIYMGSTDPKGANKAWFYSPGHHRNMFNGSHRRIGLGQHDRHWTQLFGS; this is encoded by the coding sequence ATGAACGCATTATCCATCAGTCTCCTATTGTCAGTTGTTTCCCTGCTTCCGATCCGGGCGGCATCCTCAGGCAGCGAACTGCTCGCAGCCCTGCAGGCACGGATTGATCGAGGAGGGGACTACGCCGATGTCTATGATGCCGTTGACGACCTTCCCGACTCTGAAGTCAAGGAACTCTACAAACAAGTCGAGCGTGCATGGCCAAGACTCCAGGAAAAATACATCTCCAATTTCCAACGCACCGCAAGAAGCTCCAGCGGCAAGGCGGGGGAACACAAAAGCCGGGTTCGCGATTTACGCAAGGAGCTTGCCGCCATGAAGTCACTCGGGGATGGCCCAATGAAGGATGCTCTCAAAAAACGCGGTATGCCCATCCTGGATGAACTACGTGATTTATTGCTGCCCAGCGCAAAAACAATCCTGGCAACAAGCGATGAAACCCTGAAAAAAGAACGGCGGGGCCTGCTAGCCATTGCGGGACTGCGGGACGCGCTGATCGAAGCCGCAATTATTCCAGGTAAAGAAAACTCGGTCTCCCAGGTTGAAACCCTGGAAAATTCCGTCACCCAGGCCCTCTCCGGCCTCGATCGCAAAGGACTCAAGCTCATGGAACAAAACCGCAAAACTGCGGAAAAAGCCAAGGTCCCGGAGGCGGAAAGGCTCGGTGTGGCCGATGCCAACCTGATGCGTCTGCTCGCAGGCTACAACGCTCTGGAAATCGACCCCAAACTCTGCGCCGCCGGTCGTGACCACTCCAAGGACATGGCAACCCTCGGTTTTTTTGCCCACGAATCTCCGGTGGCTGGAAAAAAAACTCCCTTTATCCGCGCCAATAACTTTGGCACCTCGGCCTCCGGCGAGAACATCTACATGGGCTCCACCGACCCCAAGGGTGCCAACAAAGCCTGGTTCTACTCACCCGGCCACCACAGGAATATGTTCAACGGCAGTCACCGCCGCATCGGCCTCGGCCAGCACGACCGCCACTGGACGCAGCTCTTCGGCAGCTAG
- a CDS encoding nucleoside deaminase, producing the protein MMDFRSDDYFMQLALREARKAYEAGEVPVGAVIVSNGSVIARAWNQVETLKDATAHAEMLSLTSAQDAVGDWRLEGCTLYVTKEPCPMCAGAIVHCRPDRVVFGVPDPKAGAAGGWINLLESNPPLNHRCDIVSGVMQDECLALLQGFFREARERKKKLRSE; encoded by the coding sequence ATGATGGATTTCCGGAGTGACGACTACTTTATGCAGCTGGCGTTGCGTGAGGCGCGCAAGGCGTATGAGGCGGGTGAAGTGCCGGTGGGTGCGGTGATCGTCAGCAATGGTTCGGTGATTGCGCGGGCGTGGAACCAGGTGGAAACACTGAAGGACGCCACGGCGCATGCTGAGATGTTATCGCTGACATCGGCCCAGGATGCGGTGGGTGATTGGCGGCTGGAGGGGTGCACTTTGTATGTCACCAAGGAGCCGTGCCCGATGTGTGCGGGAGCCATTGTGCACTGTAGGCCCGACCGTGTGGTATTCGGAGTGCCGGACCCCAAGGCGGGGGCGGCGGGAGGATGGATTAATTTGCTGGAGTCCAACCCGCCATTGAATCATCGCTGTGATATTGTCTCTGGGGTCATGCAGGATGAGTGTCTCGCGTTGCTACAGGGTTTTTTCCGCGAGGCGCGGGAGAGGAAGAAGAAGTTGAGAAGTGAGTAG
- the rpe gene encoding ribulose-phosphate 3-epimerase produces MSTWQHTDRIIAPSLLAADFSRIKEETDRAMASGGDWMHLDVMDGHFVNNISFGPAIIQAIDGVSDAFLDVHLMIARPDHFLPEFIKAGADMITVHVEADHDVAETLTRIREAGCLAGLALNPATAMSAVEPHLDMIDMLLCMTVVPGFGGQSFMHEVMPKVEQAAAWRTQRGLSYHIEVDGGIDPETAPIAAAAGANVMVAGSSTFKAPDMAAAIRTIRNA; encoded by the coding sequence ATGAGCACTTGGCAGCATACCGACCGCATCATCGCCCCCTCGCTTCTGGCGGCGGATTTTTCCAGGATCAAAGAGGAGACCGACCGCGCCATGGCCAGCGGCGGCGACTGGATGCACCTCGATGTCATGGACGGTCACTTTGTAAACAACATCTCCTTCGGCCCGGCCATCATCCAAGCCATCGATGGTGTCAGCGACGCCTTCCTCGACGTGCACCTGATGATTGCTCGACCCGACCATTTTCTCCCGGAATTCATCAAAGCGGGCGCTGACATGATCACGGTGCATGTGGAGGCCGACCACGATGTCGCGGAAACGCTCACCCGTATCCGCGAGGCGGGGTGTTTGGCGGGGCTCGCGCTTAATCCCGCCACGGCGATGTCCGCGGTGGAACCCCATCTCGACATGATTGACATGCTGCTCTGCATGACCGTGGTTCCCGGCTTTGGGGGGCAGTCATTTATGCACGAAGTCATGCCCAAGGTGGAACAAGCCGCCGCATGGAGAACGCAACGCGGGCTTTCCTATCACATCGAGGTTGACGGCGGTATCGATCCTGAAACAGCTCCCATCGCCGCCGCCGCCGGTGCCAATGTGATGGTCGCGGGCTCATCCACTTTCAAGGCGCCGGATATGGCAGCAGCAATCCGGACGATCCGCAACGCTTGA
- a CDS encoding NPCBM/NEW2 domain-containing protein, which translates to MKFSIIATALIFGGCLSAQALTPDEEIAQKVPQARAILEAWKKGEPTDINRTLHIIYWTPSDRQPADQYRERLTRCMTHIQRFYAAEMTRLGFGGQTINLDFDQDKLLKIHLVKAPQPYAQYQPGDGNKIRQECLPVLKKAGIDADKETIVIFCNMSNWDPTQQRMTQNSPYYAGGTHRGGTAWQVDSPLLDPVYLDKKQPMLHDGQYGHISVGKYNSIFVGGVAHELGHALGLPHNCERADERAALGIALMGGGNRTYGRELRGEGAGSFLTLASGLRLASHPMFTGSIKGMQLAGNSNLTNLKIIPGNQSFTMTGKVELAPGSPPVHAILAYTDPNGGSNYDATTATAIPDANGHFSLNCTDLRNGHPASLRLIVLYANGDATSHVGTFSPYTYFYSVGRDGQPELSDIDLTLLFDPCCQAIRKADHQGVTEALQAVAQSQNPKAAEIAKRLLRQAPLHPSPDQVAPTITSIAIGDATPTTAEVGYGKPTYNRLPARDPLLRAGDHIFTSGIYAHAPAKHTYQLGGHWKKLTGSCGLAQHADGSVVFIIKADGQQLWSSGHAKTGQIHRFNLDVTGKQNLEFIVDDNNDSTRSDWGLWLDPTLSR; encoded by the coding sequence ATGAAGTTTTCCATAATTGCCACAGCCTTGATCTTTGGGGGGTGCCTGTCCGCCCAGGCGTTGACGCCCGATGAGGAAATCGCCCAAAAGGTTCCACAAGCACGCGCCATCCTCGAAGCATGGAAAAAAGGCGAGCCCACTGACATCAACCGCACCCTGCATATCATTTATTGGACACCGTCGGATCGTCAACCCGCCGACCAATACCGTGAGCGGCTGACCCGCTGCATGACGCACATCCAGCGCTTTTACGCAGCCGAGATGACACGCCTCGGCTTTGGCGGCCAGACCATTAACCTTGATTTCGACCAGGACAAGCTTCTGAAAATCCACCTCGTCAAGGCTCCCCAACCCTACGCTCAATACCAGCCGGGCGATGGTAACAAGATCCGCCAGGAATGCCTCCCCGTCCTGAAAAAGGCCGGCATCGACGCCGATAAGGAAACCATTGTGATCTTTTGCAATATGTCCAACTGGGACCCCACCCAGCAACGTATGACCCAGAACAGCCCCTACTACGCAGGCGGCACCCACCGCGGCGGCACCGCATGGCAGGTCGATTCTCCGTTGTTAGACCCGGTTTATCTCGATAAAAAACAACCCATGCTCCACGACGGCCAATACGGCCACATCTCGGTGGGAAAATACAACTCCATTTTCGTAGGCGGCGTCGCCCACGAGCTTGGCCACGCTCTCGGCCTCCCGCATAACTGCGAAAGGGCAGACGAACGCGCCGCCCTGGGTATAGCATTGATGGGGGGCGGCAACCGCACTTATGGCCGCGAGCTCAGAGGTGAAGGGGCAGGCTCGTTCCTGACTCTTGCCAGCGGCCTCAGGCTGGCATCCCACCCGATGTTCACCGGCTCGATCAAAGGCATGCAACTTGCCGGCAACTCCAACCTGACCAACCTCAAAATCATCCCCGGCAACCAATCATTTACCATGACAGGAAAAGTGGAGCTTGCCCCGGGCTCCCCACCGGTCCATGCCATCCTCGCCTACACCGATCCCAATGGCGGCAGCAACTACGACGCCACAACCGCCACCGCCATACCCGACGCCAACGGTCACTTTTCACTCAACTGCACGGACCTCCGTAATGGCCACCCTGCCAGCCTCCGCTTGATCGTCCTTTATGCCAATGGCGACGCCACTTCCCACGTCGGCACCTTCAGCCCCTATACCTATTTCTACTCTGTCGGCCGCGACGGACAACCTGAGCTCAGCGACATCGATCTAACACTCCTGTTCGATCCCTGTTGCCAGGCAATCCGGAAAGCTGACCACCAGGGTGTCACAGAAGCCCTGCAAGCCGTCGCCCAGTCCCAAAACCCCAAAGCGGCGGAAATCGCCAAACGATTACTCAGGCAGGCACCCTTGCACCCGTCACCTGATCAAGTAGCTCCCACCATCACCTCCATCGCCATCGGCGACGCCACCCCCACGACCGCTGAAGTCGGTTACGGCAAACCTACTTACAATCGCCTCCCTGCTAGGGACCCCCTGTTGCGTGCAGGCGACCATATCTTCACCAGCGGCATCTACGCCCACGCTCCCGCCAAACACACCTACCAACTCGGCGGCCATTGGAAAAAACTCACGGGTAGCTGCGGGTTGGCACAACATGCCGACGGCTCGGTTGTTTTCATCATCAAGGCTGATGGCCAACAGCTCTGGTCATCCGGTCACGCCAAAACCGGCCAGATCCACCGTTTCAACCTGGATGTCACCGGCAAACAGAACCTGGAATTCATCGTCGACGACAATAACGATAGCACCCGCTCCGACTGGGGCCTGTGGCTGGATCCTACCCTGAGCCGATAG